One stretch of Miscanthus floridulus cultivar M001 chromosome 18, ASM1932011v1, whole genome shotgun sequence DNA includes these proteins:
- the LOC136521563 gene encoding deSI-like protein At4g17486 translates to MCREPLPEHALDRSVGHRVDWFVSIRLSSPSAPSSFPRDLACSSYCLARRRRLLARSVSLRRAGRARYLLRERSGEGRPGPMGGAVSGGAAVGDAAGAATYPVVLNVYDLTPINNYLHWCGLGIFHSAVEVHGSEYSFGAHDHPSSGVFEVEPKNCPGFIYRCTVFIGHTTLNPLEFREFIQRMASEYHGDTYHLISKNCNHFTDDLSTRLTGKPIPGWVNRLARLGAFCNCLLPESMRLESTETKHLADCRFSDGSNTTSNDNFDEDDLEDKHLLPTSSVGEDTIVKEVHR, encoded by the exons ATGTGCCGTGAACCTCTCCCGGAACACGCTCTCGACCGCTCGGTTGGTCATCGTGTCGACTGGTTCGTCTCCATCCGCCTCTCTTCCCCTTCTGCTCCATCCAGCTTCCCTCGCGATCTCGCCTGCAGTAGCTACTGCCTCGCGCGCCGGCGGCGACTGCTCGCGCGGTCGGTCAGTCTCCGGCGTGCGGGGCGCGCGCGATATCTCCTCAGAGAGCGGAGCGGTGAGGGTCGGCCGGGGCCGATGGGCGGGGCGGTCTCCGGTGGCGCAGCGGTTGGGGATGCGGCGGGGGCGGCGACGTACCCGGTCGTGCTCAACGTGTACGACCTGACGCCGATTAACAACTACCTCCACTGGTGCGGGCTTGGCATCTTCCACTCTGCCGTCGAAG TTCATGGATCGGAGTACAGTTTTGGAGCACATGATCACCCATCGAGTGGTGTTTTTGAGGTGGAACCAAAGAACTGCCCAGGGTTCATATACAGATGTACGGTTTTCATAGGCCACACAACTCTGAATCCCTTGGAATTTCGAGAATTCATTCAGAGGATGGCCTCAGAATACCATGGAGATACCTACCACCTCATTTCTAAGAACTGTAACCACTTTACGGATGATCTTAGCACCAGATTAACAGGAAAACCAATTCCTGGTTGGGTCAATCGACTTGCAAGGCTAG GCGCCTTTTGCAACTGCCTTCTACCAGAAAGCATGCGGCTTGAGTCAACTGAGACAAAGCATCTTGCAGACTGTCGTTTCTCAG ATGGTTCCAACACCACCAGCAACGATAACTTTGATGAAGATGACTTGGAAGACAAACACCTGCTTCCAACATCTTCTGTTGGTGAAGACACAATTGTAAAAGAAGTTCACAGATGA
- the LOC136521991 gene encoding NAC domain-containing protein 75-like produces the protein MDGAAAAATGSGGGHRRMDSRIEEHGKYLSESSCCPQCGHKTDRKLDWVGLPAGVKFDPTDQELIEHLQAKVRAASAAAPSHPLIDEFIPTIEGEDGICYTHPERLPGLTKDGRSRHFFHRPSKAYTTGTRKRRKIQSRAAEASSSSSALPAQQQQQQRSETRWHKTGKTRPVVVAGQQRGCKKILVLYTNFGKNRKPDKTNWVMHQYHLGDKEEEREGELVVSKIFYQTQPRQCGGGAEPAAAAAASSDTVEEAAADPPVPEGMVAPPPDVAVVAGAFHGAAGIDEFDFAQFRSSFEECTQVDVGASVQVSVRDDEEVHAGHPNLHQEHNLHQHQFGNQEQRQRMAAAAAAFHINTPAEPITTMITSSPVVHHGSAVLQHPDAYGHGTTYRRHQQGDEQIHQQPQNFDGRSTAGLEAVIMGCTSRRSKRGEASGSGGNKESTRWPYPSFWPSDSQDHHG, from the exons ATGGAtggtgcagcggcggcggcaaccGGAAGCGGTGGCGGCCACCGCCGCATGGACTCAAGGATCGAGGAGCATGGGAAGTACCTGTCGGAGTCGAGCTGCTGCCCACAGTGCGGCCACAAGACCGACCGGAAGCTG GACTGGGTGGGGCTGCCGGCGGGGGTCAAGTTCGACCCGACGGATCAGGAGCTGATTGAGCACCTGCAGGCCAAGGTCCGGGCTGCTTCGGCGGCGGCGCCGTCGCACCCTCTGATCGATGAGTTCATACCCACCATTGAGGGGGAGGACGGCATATGCTACACCCATCCTGAGAGACTGCCAG GTTTGACAAAGGACGGCCGGAGCAGGCACTTCTTCCACCGGCCATCCAAGGCTTACACCACCGGCACTCGCAAGCGCCGCAAGATTCAGTCGCGGGCCGCCGAGGCCTCATCGTCCTCCTCCGCCCTGCCTGCGCAGCAACAACAGCAGCAGCGGAGCGAGACGCGGTGGCACAAGACCGGCAAGACGCGGCCGGTGGTGGTCGCCGGCCAGCAGCGTGGGTGCAAGAAGATCCTGGTGCTCTACACCAACTTCGGCAAGAACCGCAAGCCGGACAAGACCAACTGGGTGATGCACCAGTACCACCTGGGCGACAAAGAGGAGGAGCGCGAGGGCGAGCTCGTCGTGTCCAAGATCTTCTACCAGACGCAGCCGAGGCAGTGTGGCGGTGGGGCGgagcctgccgccgccgccgccgcctcctctgaCACAGTGGAGGAGGCTGCTGCTGACCCACCGGTGCCGGAGGGCATGGTAGCACCACCACCAGATGTCGCAGTCGTCGCAGGTGCCTTCCACGGCGCTGCTGGCATTGACGAGTTCGACTTTGCGCAGTTCAGGAGCAGCTTCGAGGAG TGTACACAGGTGGACGTGGGAGCATCAGTTCAGGTTTCGGTGAGGGATGATGAGGAAGTGCATGCAGGGCATCCTAACCTTCACCAGGAGCATAATCTTCACCAGCATCAATTTGGCAACCAGGAGCAACGACAGCGCATggctgcagctgcagcagcaTTCCACATCAACACACCAGCGGAGCCTATCACCACGATGATCACCTCGTCGCCGGTGGTTCACCATGGTTCTGCCGTACTTCAACATCCAGATGCATATGGACATGGCACGACTTATCGTCGTCATCAGCAG GGGGACGAGCAGATACACCAACAACCTCAAAATTTTGATGGACGGTCAACTGCTGGGCTCGAAGCGGTGATCATGGGATGTACTTCAAGGAGGTCCAAAAGAGGG